Within Halorubrum lacusprofundi ATCC 49239, the genomic segment CGATCCGGTCCCACAGTCGGTCGAGCGTCGCGACGGCGTCGCGGTCGACGATCAGCACGTCGTCCGCGGCGTCGTTGATGATGTACTCGACGTGGTCGTCCTGTAAGAGGAGGTTCACCGTGTGGAGCTGGGCGCCCGAGAGGGGGACCGCGTAGTACGCCTCGAAGTGCCGGTGGGTGTTCCACCCGAGCGTTCCGACGCGGTCGCCGGGCTCGACGCCCAACTCCGCGAGCGCGGCCGCGAGCCGCCGGACGCGGTCGCCGAAGTCGGCGTACGTGTAGCGGTCGACCCCGTCGTGGGTGCGGGAGACGACCTCCGTCTCCGGGAACAGTCGGGTCGCCCGCCAGAAGAACGGGCGGAGCGTGAGCTCTTCAGGCATCCGCAGTCCCCACGGAGAGATACGTTTCGAGGAGATCGTCGCGGTCGCGGATCTCCTCGACGGTGCCGTCGAACACGATCTGTCCGGTGTCCATGATGTAGCCCCGTTCCGCCAGATCGAACGCGAAGTCCACGTTCTGTTCGGTCAGGAGGACGGTCACGTTCTCGTCGACGACCGTCTGGACGATCTCCCGGAGGTCGTCGACGATGACCGGCGCGAGTCCCTCGGTGGGCTCGTCCAACAGGAGCACGTCTGGCGCCTGTACCAGCGCGCGAGCGACCGATACCATCTGCTGTTCGCCGCCGCTGAGGTTCTGCCCGTCGTTTTTCCGCAACGGATCGAGCGCCGGGAACAGTTCGTACATCTCCTCGACCGGCCGCGGGTCGCTCGCGAGGTTGTGCGCGAGTCGGAGGTTCTCGTGGACCGTCAGAGTAGGAAACACCCGCCGGTCCTCCGGGACGAGTGAGATCCCGAGTTCGTTGATCTCGTCGGGGGAGAGCCCGGAAATCTCCTCGCCCCGGTAGGTGATCGATCCGGTTCGCGGCGGCGACGCACCGACGATGGAGCGCATCGTCGTCGTCTTTCCGGCGCCGTTTCGCCCGAGTAGCGTCACCACTTCGCCCTCGTTGATCTCGAGTGAGATCCCGTGGAGGACGTGGCTGTTCCCGTAGTACGTGTTAATGTTGTCGACGTCGAGTATCGTCATACGCTATCACTCCCCAAGTACGCCTCGGTCACACGGTCGTCCGTCAACACGTCCTCCGGCGTCCCGTCGGCGAGGATCGCTCCCTCGGCGAGCACGACAATTCGGTCGGAGATGTCGGTGACGACGTCCATGTTGTGCTCGGTCACGACGAACGTGGCGTCCAGATCCGCGTCGAGTTCGCGGATCAGCGAGACGATCTCGGTGACCTCCGTCGGGTTCATCCCCGCGGTCGGCTCGTCCATCAGGAACACGTCGGGCTCGATGGCGAGCGCCAAGGCGATCTCGACGGTC encodes:
- a CDS encoding ABC transporter ATP-binding protein, translated to MTILDVDNINTYYGNSHVLHGISLEINEGEVVTLLGRNGAGKTTTMRSIVGASPPRTGSITYRGEEISGLSPDEINELGISLVPEDRRVFPTLTVHENLRLAHNLASDPRPVEEMYELFPALDPLRKNDGQNLSGGEQQMVSVARALVQAPDVLLLDEPTEGLAPVIVDDLREIVQTVVDENVTVLLTEQNVDFAFDLAERGYIMDTGQIVFDGTVEEIRDRDDLLETYLSVGTADA